One Lottiidibacillus patelloidae DNA segment encodes these proteins:
- the accA gene encoding acetyl-CoA carboxylase carboxyl transferase subunit alpha, with amino-acid sequence MAVGLDFERPVVELREKIKELKTFTAEKDIDLSDEVRRLEERLIKLEQDIYGNMTPWDRVQLARHPERPTSLDYIELLFSDFIELHGDRAFGDDKAVVAGIATFKGQPVTVIGEQRGRDTKENILRNFGMPHPEGYRKALRLMKQAEKFQRPVVCFLDTKGAYPGKAAEERGQSEAIARNLVEMAGLTVPIICIVIGEGASGGALALGVGNHVHMLENSWYSVISPEGAAALLWKDSSLAKKAADTMKITAPDVKQLGIIDEIVPEVKGGAHRNAKEQAKAIEAILDSSLQQLLPMSKEEIVAHRYEKFRTIGTFAFVQDEKINNN; translated from the coding sequence ATGGCAGTTGGTTTAGATTTTGAGCGTCCAGTTGTAGAACTTCGTGAAAAGATAAAAGAATTAAAGACATTTACAGCAGAAAAAGATATCGACTTATCTGATGAAGTGAGAAGACTTGAGGAACGTTTAATTAAATTAGAGCAAGATATTTATGGTAATATGACTCCTTGGGACCGTGTCCAGCTTGCTCGTCATCCTGAAAGACCTACGTCACTAGATTACATTGAATTACTATTTTCTGATTTTATAGAGTTGCATGGTGATCGTGCATTTGGTGATGATAAAGCAGTTGTTGCTGGGATCGCAACATTTAAAGGGCAACCAGTAACTGTTATTGGTGAACAACGTGGTCGTGATACGAAGGAAAATATATTACGTAATTTTGGAATGCCTCATCCAGAAGGCTATCGAAAAGCGCTTAGACTAATGAAACAAGCAGAAAAATTTCAAAGACCAGTTGTTTGTTTTCTTGACACAAAGGGTGCGTACCCTGGTAAAGCTGCTGAAGAAAGAGGACAAAGCGAAGCGATTGCACGTAACCTTGTAGAAATGGCTGGCTTAACAGTTCCGATTATATGTATTGTAATCGGCGAAGGTGCTAGTGGTGGTGCATTAGCTCTAGGCGTAGGTAACCATGTTCATATGTTAGAGAACTCTTGGTACTCAGTAATTTCACCAGAAGGTGCAGCAGCTTTACTTTGGAAAGATTCTTCTCTTGCTAAAAAAGCGGCCGACACAATGAAGATTACTGCTCCCGATGTAAAACAATTAGGAATTATTGATGAAATTGTTCCTGAAGTTAAAGGTGGAGCTCACCGAAATGCAAAGGAACAAGCGAAAGCAATCGAAGCTATCTTAGATTCTTCTTTACAACAGTTACTACCAATGTCAAAAGAAGAAATCGTTGCTCACCGATATGAGAAATTTCGCACAATCGGTACATTTGCTTTTGTTCAAGATGAAAAAATTAATAATAATTGA
- the accD gene encoding acetyl-CoA carboxylase, carboxyltransferase subunit beta produces the protein MLKDLFVKKKKYATIPSEHAKQEVPEGLMTKCPQCKKIMYTKEIQKALKVCMHCNYHHQMSAPERIASLLDHDTFVEYDKNMISENPLNFPDYEDKLKKDQKKTGLNEAIVTGEGTMDGQEVVIAVMDARFRMGSMGSVVGEKITRAVERAMDKKAPFIIFTASGGARMQEGILSLMQMSKASVALKAFSNQGGLYISIMTHPTTGGVSASFASVGDYNFAEPGALIGFAGRRIIEQTIREDLPDDFQTAEFLLKHGQLDGVLHRSDMKETLTKILHIHRRGGEQ, from the coding sequence ATGTTAAAGGATTTATTTGTTAAAAAGAAAAAGTATGCAACGATACCTTCTGAACATGCAAAACAAGAAGTACCAGAAGGGTTAATGACAAAGTGTCCACAGTGTAAAAAAATAATGTATACGAAGGAAATTCAAAAAGCATTGAAGGTTTGTATGCATTGTAATTATCATCACCAAATGTCTGCACCAGAGAGAATAGCAAGCCTTTTAGATCATGATACGTTTGTTGAATATGACAAAAATATGATCTCTGAAAATCCGTTAAACTTTCCAGACTATGAAGACAAGCTTAAAAAAGACCAGAAAAAGACGGGTCTGAATGAAGCAATTGTCACAGGTGAAGGTACGATGGATGGACAAGAAGTTGTCATTGCTGTGATGGATGCTCGTTTCCGAATGGGAAGTATGGGATCAGTTGTAGGAGAAAAGATTACTAGAGCAGTAGAACGTGCAATGGATAAGAAAGCACCATTTATTATTTTCACAGCATCTGGTGGTGCTAGAATGCAAGAAGGTATTTTGAGCTTAATGCAAATGTCTAAAGCGAGTGTAGCCTTAAAAGCGTTTAGCAATCAAGGTGGACTATATATTTCCATTATGACTCACCCTACGACTGGAGGAGTATCAGCAAGTTTTGCTTCTGTAGGCGATTACAACTTTGCTGAGCCAGGTGCATTAATCGGGTTTGCAGGTCGAAGAATTATTGAACAAACAATCAGAGAAGATTTACCTGATGATTTCCAAACTGCTGAATTCTTATTAAAGCATGGTCAACTTGATGGTGTATTACATCGTTCTGATATGAAAGAAACCTTAACGAAAATATTACACATACATCGACGTGGAGGTGAGCAATAA
- a CDS encoding FadR/GntR family transcriptional regulator yields the protein MSSQKKVYIEILNKIHDIIETDGLQAGDKLPSERELSDRLNAGRSSVREALRSLELLGLIETRRGEGTYIVDANEYRLIEILGSFILQNDKVVEDLIELKDIIEMTALPLACQRLSDNELDELLQLGEQIFNEPNEDTLQAFHRRIVEGSKNRLLFRVWNILYQYYKNTGHQLQLVDKDSYSSLLRALKERETSKASELLSRILSVNSTTSAL from the coding sequence ATGTCATCACAAAAAAAAGTATATATTGAAATATTAAATAAAATCCACGACATTATTGAAACTGATGGTCTTCAAGCTGGAGATAAACTACCTTCTGAACGAGAACTTTCCGATCGACTTAATGCAGGTCGGTCTTCTGTTAGAGAAGCACTACGTTCATTAGAACTATTAGGTTTGATTGAAACTAGACGTGGTGAAGGTACGTATATTGTTGATGCTAATGAATATCGCCTAATCGAAATACTCGGTAGTTTCATTTTGCAAAATGATAAGGTAGTTGAGGATTTAATAGAACTTAAAGATATCATTGAAATGACTGCCTTACCACTTGCTTGTCAGCGGTTGAGCGATAATGAGCTGGATGAACTTCTTCAATTAGGTGAACAAATTTTTAATGAACCTAATGAAGATACATTACAAGCATTTCATCGACGTATTGTAGAAGGTAGTAAAAACAGACTGCTATTTAGAGTTTGGAATATTTTATATCAATATTATAAAAACACAGGTCATCAACTGCAATTAGTAGATAAAGACTCTTACAGCTCCTTGCTTCGTGCTTTAAAAGAGAGGGAAACTAGCAAAGCTTCTGAATTACTAAGTAGAATACTAAGCGTTAATTCAACAACAAGCGCTTTATAA
- a CDS encoding NAD(P)-dependent malic enzyme: MTIREEALHMHRVNKGKLETTSKVPVKNATDLSLAYSPGVAEPCKDIYDDKSKVYEYTMKGNTVAVVTDGTAVLGLGNIGPEAAMPVMEGKAVLFKSFAGVDAFPICLNTTDVDKIVETVKLLEPTFGGINLEDIAAPNCFAVEERLKKETNIPIFHDDQHGTAIVTAAGLVNALKMVGKSMSEIRVVANGAGAAGIAILKLLRNFGVRDIIMCDSKGAIYEGRPFGMNAIKKEMSEITNLDRKEGSLSDVIVNADVFIGVSVEGALTKEMISSMNADPIIFAMANPNPEIMPQEAKEAGAKVIGTGRSDFPNQVNNVLAFPGIFRGALDVRATHINEEMKKAAVHAIASLVNEDELSDDYVIPAPFDPRVAPAVAAAVARAAMETGVARRQVDPEEVAEKTRRLAIIGKE; this comes from the coding sequence TTGACTATTAGAGAAGAAGCACTCCATATGCACCGTGTTAATAAAGGGAAATTAGAAACAACATCAAAGGTACCAGTTAAAAATGCAACAGATTTAAGCTTAGCTTATTCCCCTGGTGTAGCTGAACCATGTAAAGATATTTATGATGACAAAAGTAAAGTATACGAATATACGATGAAAGGCAATACAGTTGCAGTCGTTACTGACGGAACAGCAGTTCTTGGACTAGGAAATATTGGTCCTGAAGCGGCAATGCCAGTAATGGAGGGGAAAGCAGTTTTATTTAAAAGTTTTGCTGGAGTAGATGCTTTTCCAATCTGCCTAAACACTACTGATGTTGATAAAATTGTTGAAACTGTAAAATTACTAGAACCAACTTTTGGTGGAATTAATTTAGAAGATATTGCAGCACCAAATTGCTTTGCTGTTGAGGAGCGTTTGAAAAAAGAGACGAATATCCCAATTTTTCACGATGACCAACACGGGACAGCAATTGTTACAGCAGCAGGTCTTGTAAACGCGCTAAAAATGGTTGGAAAATCAATGTCAGAAATTAGAGTAGTAGCAAACGGTGCTGGAGCAGCAGGGATAGCTATTTTAAAACTTCTAAGAAACTTTGGAGTTCGAGATATTATTATGTGTGACTCTAAAGGTGCCATTTATGAAGGAAGACCATTCGGGATGAATGCAATTAAAAAGGAAATGTCTGAAATTACAAACCTTGATCGTAAAGAAGGATCACTTTCAGATGTCATAGTAAATGCAGATGTATTTATCGGTGTTTCTGTTGAAGGAGCCCTTACTAAAGAAATGATTTCTTCAATGAACGCAGACCCTATTATTTTTGCAATGGCTAATCCAAATCCAGAAATTATGCCACAAGAGGCGAAAGAAGCTGGGGCGAAAGTTATTGGTACAGGTCGTTCGGATTTTCCTAACCAAGTAAATAACGTACTTGCCTTTCCAGGAATTTTCCGAGGGGCATTAGATGTTCGTGCAACGCATATAAATGAAGAAATGAAGAAGGCAGCTGTACATGCTATTGCTAGTCTCGTAAATGAGGACGAACTATCAGATGATTATGTTATTCCAGCTCCATTTGATCCACGAGTAGCTCCTGCGGTTGCAGCAGCTGTGGCAAGAGCAGCAATGGAAACAGGTGTTGCAAGAAGACAAGTTGATCCAGAAGAAGTTGCTGAAAAGACTAGAAGACTTGCAATAATCGGAAAAGAGTAA
- a CDS encoding DNA polymerase III subunit alpha, giving the protein MEFVHLHVHSEYSLLEGACRITQTVERAKELGFSAIAITDRNVMYGAIPFYHACMKAGIKPIIGLELAVEDLKLVLIAKNNNGYKQLLKISSYINTVEHINDLEIWDILSENSSSLFCITPGLGGQIENYVMKDKKEEAISTLNKYKEIFSNRLFFSIQNHRTTSEKILNEKLIVFARENAVKCIATNNVYYLHKEDAFAQECLLSIRDGVTVTDENRKRLPTEEYYLKSAEEMLEVVDDQEFLTTTKRIADACNLDFQFGEYQIPKYPLREGLTSKDCLSRLCEKGLLDRYSDVTSEIRERLKFELEVINEMQFNDYFLIVADFMNYAHKQGIITGPGRGSAAGSLVAYVLKITDVDPIKHGLLFERFLNPERISMPDIDIDFEDTRRDEVIHYVAEKYGHSHVAQIITFGTLAAKAVTRDVGRALGVELKEVDRLAKMIPSQVGITLRTAIAQTPTLKQAIQEKQEYKKIIEIALKLEGLPRHSSTHAAGVIISREPLTEMVPLQQGQSGMMLTQYPMDTLADLGLLKMDFLGLRNLTLIRHTVRLIENITKKKFSLKNIPLGDEKAFHLLGEGNTTGIFQLESAGMRRVLQQLKPSEFEDIVAVNALYRPGPMESIPDYIKAKHGKVTISYPHPVLEEILKPTYGFIVYQEQIMQVAAKMAGFSLGQADILRRAVSKKKIEDLNNQRKHFVDGCLAKGFDNDTANTVYDLIVKFANYGFARSHAVAYSMIAYQLAYLKANYPLMFTASLLSSVIGNEDKTAQYIAEAKTKKLSIHPPSINKSEIAHTIVNNGIQFSLAAIKNVGIQAVKIILQERRKKPFSDFYDFCARVPQKVVNRRTIESLIYAGCFDEFNNNRASLLASIDPGIQYAELIQASNSDNQLGLFPDEALQMKPKYIEVPPFTSEDQLQLEKEALGFYLSGHPIESFQDILSDYGVVKKAILETVSDQSKQKIAGLVTSSKVIRTKKGEQMAFITISDETGELEVVIFPNIYKRQPTLFTKGKLLFIEGSIENNRDSVKCIAKEVRLVKELNTRLFIKVKNQDTEKMAKLKQIISKNKGLVPITIYYESEKKAMKLASEYNVDTNERCLQLLKEQFGNEHVVLVSK; this is encoded by the coding sequence ATGGAATTTGTTCATTTACATGTACATAGTGAATATAGCCTTTTGGAAGGCGCATGCCGAATCACGCAAACAGTAGAAAGAGCAAAAGAGTTAGGTTTTTCTGCTATAGCAATTACAGATAGAAATGTAATGTACGGAGCAATTCCTTTTTATCATGCCTGCATGAAAGCTGGTATTAAACCTATTATCGGGTTGGAATTAGCTGTAGAAGATCTTAAACTCGTGCTCATTGCAAAAAACAATAACGGCTATAAACAATTATTAAAAATTAGTAGTTATATAAATACAGTAGAACATATAAATGATTTAGAGATTTGGGATATTCTTTCGGAAAATAGCAGTTCTCTATTTTGCATTACTCCTGGCTTAGGAGGTCAAATTGAAAACTACGTTATGAAAGATAAGAAAGAAGAAGCAATTTCTACTTTAAATAAATATAAAGAAATTTTTAGTAATCGTTTATTTTTTTCAATCCAAAATCATCGAACAACATCAGAAAAAATATTAAATGAAAAATTAATAGTCTTCGCAAGGGAAAATGCAGTAAAATGTATTGCTACAAATAATGTGTATTACTTACATAAAGAAGACGCGTTTGCACAGGAATGTTTGTTAAGTATTCGAGATGGTGTAACAGTTACTGATGAAAATCGGAAAAGGTTACCGACCGAGGAATATTATTTAAAAAGCGCTGAAGAAATGTTAGAAGTTGTTGATGACCAAGAGTTTTTAACGACAACAAAACGAATTGCCGATGCCTGTAACCTTGATTTTCAGTTTGGTGAGTACCAAATTCCAAAGTACCCACTACGAGAAGGGTTAACAAGTAAAGATTGCCTCAGTAGATTATGTGAAAAAGGCCTATTAGATCGCTATAGTGATGTAACTTCTGAAATAAGAGAGCGATTAAAATTTGAATTAGAAGTTATTAACGAAATGCAATTTAATGATTATTTTTTAATTGTTGCAGATTTTATGAATTATGCTCATAAACAAGGTATTATTACAGGGCCTGGACGTGGATCAGCAGCTGGTTCCCTTGTTGCATATGTATTAAAAATTACAGACGTCGATCCAATAAAACACGGGCTATTATTTGAGCGTTTCTTAAATCCCGAGCGAATATCGATGCCAGATATCGATATTGACTTTGAAGATACTAGGCGAGATGAAGTGATCCATTATGTTGCTGAGAAATATGGACATAGTCATGTAGCTCAAATTATTACGTTCGGAACATTAGCTGCCAAAGCTGTTACCCGTGACGTAGGTAGAGCATTAGGCGTAGAGCTTAAGGAAGTTGACCGGCTTGCAAAAATGATTCCTTCTCAAGTCGGAATAACCTTAAGGACTGCAATAGCGCAAACACCTACTTTAAAACAAGCAATTCAAGAAAAACAAGAGTATAAAAAAATAATAGAAATTGCTTTAAAACTTGAAGGACTTCCGCGCCATAGTTCTACTCATGCGGCTGGTGTTATCATAAGCCGAGAACCATTAACAGAGATGGTTCCATTACAACAAGGTCAAAGTGGAATGATGTTAACCCAGTATCCTATGGATACGTTAGCAGATCTTGGATTATTAAAAATGGACTTTTTAGGGTTAAGAAATTTAACGTTAATACGACATACTGTAAGGCTAATCGAAAACATAACTAAAAAGAAATTTAGTTTAAAAAATATTCCACTCGGAGATGAAAAGGCATTTCATTTATTAGGAGAAGGTAACACAACAGGGATTTTCCAACTTGAATCAGCAGGTATGCGACGTGTACTTCAACAACTTAAACCAAGTGAATTTGAAGATATTGTTGCAGTTAATGCTTTATATAGGCCTGGTCCAATGGAAAGCATTCCAGATTATATAAAAGCAAAACATGGTAAGGTTACTATTTCTTATCCTCACCCTGTCTTAGAAGAAATTTTAAAACCAACATATGGATTTATCGTATATCAAGAGCAAATTATGCAAGTCGCAGCCAAAATGGCAGGTTTTTCTTTAGGACAAGCTGATATCTTACGTAGAGCAGTTTCCAAGAAGAAAATAGAGGACCTTAATAATCAAAGAAAGCACTTTGTTGATGGCTGCTTAGCAAAAGGATTCGATAACGATACAGCGAATACCGTGTACGATTTAATTGTTAAGTTTGCAAACTATGGATTTGCGAGGAGCCATGCTGTTGCTTATAGTATGATTGCCTATCAATTGGCTTATTTAAAGGCTAACTATCCGTTAATGTTTACTGCATCGCTATTATCAAGTGTTATCGGTAATGAGGACAAAACAGCGCAATATATTGCTGAAGCAAAAACGAAAAAATTAAGCATCCATCCTCCTTCGATTAATAAAAGTGAAATAGCTCATACAATTGTAAATAACGGTATTCAATTTAGTTTAGCTGCAATCAAAAATGTTGGCATTCAAGCTGTAAAAATAATCTTACAAGAGCGCAGAAAAAAACCTTTTAGTGATTTTTATGATTTTTGTGCAAGAGTTCCACAAAAAGTTGTCAATCGCAGAACAATAGAATCATTAATTTATGCAGGTTGTTTTGATGAGTTTAATAATAATCGAGCAAGTTTGCTAGCGAGCATAGACCCAGGTATCCAGTATGCAGAATTAATTCAAGCTAGTAATAGTGACAATCAACTAGGATTATTTCCGGATGAAGCTTTACAAATGAAACCTAAATATATTGAGGTACCACCATTTACATCAGAGGATCAATTGCAATTAGAAAAAGAAGCATTAGGATTTTACTTATCTGGCCATCCAATTGAGTCTTTTCAGGACATATTAAGTGATTACGGTGTCGTGAAAAAAGCAATACTTGAAACTGTGTCTGATCAATCTAAGCAAAAGATTGCTGGATTAGTAACAAGTAGCAAAGTCATTAGAACAAAAAAGGGCGAACAAATGGCTTTTATTACGATAAGTGATGAAACAGGAGAACTTGAAGTTGTTATTTTTCCAAATATATATAAGAGACAGCCTACGTTATTTACAAAAGGAAAATTACTTTTTATTGAAGGTTCGATTGAGAATAATCGAGACAGTGTTAAATGTATAGCAAAAGAGGTTAGACTAGTAAAAGAATTAAATACGCGTCTATTCATTAAAGTTAAAAATCAAGATACAGAAAAAATGGCAAAATTAAAACAAATAATATCAAAAAATAAGGGGCTAGTCCCTATAACAATTTATTATGAATCTGAGAAAAAAGCGATGAAGCTTGCTAGTGAGTACAATGTCGATACAAATGAAAGATGCTTACAATTATTGAAGGAACAATTTGGAAATGAGCATGTCGTCCTAGTATCGAAATAA